In a single window of the Leptospira sanjuanensis genome:
- a CDS encoding alpha/beta fold hydrolase codes for MQTATKEPGTFSDEKPTGYIRTRMGSVAYWIQGKGESIVLLHSAGPGHEHRDFDAVIPTLEKSYRIIGLDWPGHGQSGSPKPFDSASAVGYAEILPEIVEKLAPEGAVFIGNSLGGFASMKIALDKPNLVKGLILVDTGGLNDPDFKTRIFVKLMSTLWFTNATWNSFPNYYIKVENEYTKSILNRIGEKKEIEGSPNIRAAIWKSFGDERHDLREKVSQITAPTLIVWGKNDPVILPELGERLHQKIAGSKLVFLKTGHVPFAEDPQGFLEAALPFLRSIR; via the coding sequence ATGCAAACCGCAACCAAAGAACCAGGAACCTTTTCCGACGAAAAACCGACAGGATATATCAGAACCCGGATGGGCAGCGTGGCTTACTGGATCCAAGGGAAAGGAGAATCGATCGTATTGCTTCATTCCGCCGGACCGGGACACGAACACCGCGACTTCGACGCCGTGATTCCTACATTAGAAAAATCTTATAGAATCATCGGTCTCGACTGGCCCGGTCACGGCCAATCCGGCTCTCCGAAACCGTTCGATTCCGCATCCGCCGTTGGATATGCGGAGATTCTCCCTGAAATCGTCGAAAAACTCGCACCCGAAGGAGCCGTTTTTATCGGCAATTCGCTCGGCGGCTTCGCTTCGATGAAAATCGCATTAGACAAACCGAATTTAGTAAAAGGTTTGATTCTCGTAGACACGGGCGGACTCAACGATCCCGATTTTAAGACGAGAATTTTCGTAAAACTGATGAGCACACTTTGGTTTACGAACGCGACTTGGAATTCGTTTCCGAACTACTATATCAAAGTCGAAAACGAATATACGAAATCCATTTTGAATCGAATCGGTGAGAAAAAGGAAATCGAAGGCTCTCCGAACATCCGAGCCGCAATTTGGAAAAGTTTCGGCGATGAAAGACACGATCTAAGAGAAAAGGTTTCGCAAATCACGGCGCCTACTTTGATCGTCTGGGGAAAAAACGACCCCGTCATCCTTCCCGAACTCGGCGAAAGACTGCATCAAAAAATCGCCGGTTCGAAATTGGTCTTTTTAAAAACGGGTCATGTCCCGTTTGCGGAAGATCCGCAAGGATTTTTAGAA
- a CDS encoding sigma-70 family RNA polymerase sigma factor, whose translation MDRLGQFLEHKSLVFGIAYRMTGSVNDAEDIVQESFLRWEKSGSDEIRSPRAFLSTIATRLSLDTLRKVKNKRETYIGPWLPEPIPTSPEIEEPDPETLDLAFLHLLEKLNPIERAVFILRESFELDYKVIAEAVGKTQENCRQTLKRAKEALKSDRRKFSPDKETKRKLLHNFLLASSKGQPELLLPFLKEEIVLWSDGGGKVHAARIPLFGKERVAAFLIRTSKNPVFTDTDLYYTESNGAESLLVYKNGKPVYLRTFLIDENGINSIYTMLNEDKLRAYRNRNELLEKKIIVPLEFFLLFPKTSLSNPSPPVWTKPLLKLVRWAITRKK comes from the coding sequence GTGGATAGACTCGGGCAATTTTTAGAACACAAGTCTCTCGTTTTCGGGATCGCGTATCGAATGACCGGAAGCGTCAACGACGCGGAAGATATCGTTCAAGAATCGTTTCTGCGTTGGGAAAAATCCGGTTCCGACGAAATCCGTTCACCGAGAGCTTTTTTGTCCACGATTGCCACGCGTCTATCCCTCGACACTCTCCGCAAAGTGAAAAACAAACGAGAAACCTATATCGGGCCTTGGCTGCCGGAACCGATCCCGACTTCGCCCGAAATCGAAGAGCCGGATCCGGAAACACTGGATCTGGCCTTTCTTCATCTATTAGAAAAATTGAATCCGATTGAACGAGCGGTTTTTATCCTGCGCGAATCGTTCGAACTGGATTATAAAGTTATCGCGGAAGCGGTTGGAAAAACGCAGGAAAATTGCAGACAAACCCTCAAACGCGCGAAGGAAGCTTTGAAATCCGATCGAAGGAAATTCTCGCCCGATAAGGAAACGAAACGAAAGCTGCTTCATAATTTTCTTTTGGCTTCTTCCAAAGGACAGCCGGAACTCCTTCTTCCGTTTTTAAAGGAAGAGATCGTTCTTTGGTCGGACGGAGGCGGTAAGGTTCACGCGGCGAGAATTCCTCTCTTCGGAAAGGAACGAGTGGCGGCCTTTCTCATCCGTACTTCCAAAAATCCGGTGTTTACGGACACGGACCTTTATTACACGGAAAGCAACGGCGCCGAAAGTCTTCTCGTTTATAAAAACGGCAAACCGGTTTATCTTAGGACTTTTTTGATCGATGAAAACGGTATCAATTCCATCTACACGATGTTAAACGAAGATAAACTGCGGGCGTATAGAAATCGTAATGAACTTTTAGAAAAGAAGATCATAGTTCCTCTTGAATTCTTTCTCCTGTTTCCGAAAACTTCCCTCAGCAACCCGAGTCCTCCCGTTTGGACCAAACCCTTATTGAAATTGGTTCGCTGGGCCATTACCCGAAAAAAATAG
- a CDS encoding NAD(P)/FAD-dependent oxidoreductase translates to MSQIKTVLIAGGGYAGIIAANRLVRKKLPIEIVLVTAQETFQERIRNHQLLAGTLKNTYTVRSLLHKNVKLVIGKIAKIEPKSKRVVLESGSALKYDHLVYSLGVQGSSATKINTNVYFRISETEECAKMRELLKSNPSAKITVLGAGLSGIETAAELAENFPNLRLTLVDASPLGKGFSVPAQKKLREFFENKNVRILEHSKIMEYEDAALVTADGKRIEHDFCVLSSGLSASKVGGQSGLRTNPIGQVYVNQFLEVEDYPEIIGAGDCVQVVSSGYDHLRMACATALPMGIYAAERLSHRLGAKSKKGIAPFSLAYLGRNVSLGRNDGVIQESNPDDSPTLKIWTSRSAVWIKELICKYTILSFRLEKWFDFYFWKSFPETEAEFGTAVLATESEK, encoded by the coding sequence ATGTCGCAAATCAAAACCGTTCTGATCGCAGGCGGAGGATACGCGGGGATCATCGCAGCCAATCGTCTCGTCAGAAAAAAACTTCCGATTGAGATCGTATTGGTGACCGCTCAGGAAACGTTTCAGGAAAGAATACGAAACCATCAACTACTCGCGGGAACTCTCAAAAACACGTACACAGTACGATCGCTTCTTCATAAAAACGTAAAACTCGTAATCGGGAAAATCGCAAAGATCGAACCGAAATCCAAACGTGTGGTTCTCGAAAGCGGTTCCGCTTTGAAATACGATCACCTCGTTTATTCCCTCGGAGTGCAAGGTTCATCCGCTACAAAAATCAACACGAACGTTTACTTTCGAATTTCGGAAACGGAAGAATGTGCGAAGATGCGCGAACTTCTAAAATCGAATCCGAGCGCGAAGATCACCGTTCTCGGAGCCGGTTTGAGCGGAATCGAAACCGCCGCGGAACTTGCGGAGAATTTTCCGAACCTTCGACTGACACTCGTGGACGCAAGTCCGCTTGGAAAAGGTTTTTCCGTTCCCGCACAGAAAAAACTGAGAGAATTTTTCGAAAATAAGAACGTAAGAATTTTAGAACATTCTAAAATTATGGAATACGAAGACGCTGCACTCGTAACCGCGGACGGGAAAAGAATCGAACACGATTTCTGCGTTTTATCGAGCGGACTTTCCGCTTCAAAAGTGGGAGGACAATCGGGCCTAAGAACCAATCCGATCGGTCAGGTTTACGTTAATCAATTCCTCGAAGTGGAGGATTATCCGGAAATCATCGGCGCGGGCGATTGTGTGCAAGTGGTTTCTTCCGGTTACGATCATTTGAGAATGGCTTGTGCGACCGCGCTTCCGATGGGAATCTACGCGGCGGAAAGACTTTCTCATCGACTCGGCGCAAAATCCAAAAAAGGAATCGCGCCATTCTCGCTCGCGTATTTGGGGAGAAACGTAAGTCTTGGAAGAAACGACGGAGTGATCCAAGAATCCAATCCGGACGATTCTCCGACTTTGAAAATCTGGACGTCACGAAGCGCCGTTTGGATCAAAGAATTGATCTGTAAATACACGATCCTTTCCTTCCGACTTGAAAAATGGTTCGATTTTTATTTCTGGAAATCCTTTCCTGAAACCGAAGCGGAATTCGGAACCGCGGTTCTTGCGACAGAATCGGAGAAATGA
- a CDS encoding cytochrome-c peroxidase, whose product MLRILSIFLLISFLFLLSGCKEPVQKAELEGFVVKNVIHPNNNPYNKDKVELGKLLYFDKRLSLKGDTNCAICHSVELQNTEKNSVPRNKIHNSSAPSLTNVGLYKDVFNDPQANDLEDIVKERVHTAVMLKDEKTIVARLNQVPEYRELFEKSFGSPGITMDRIVKAISAFERTIVSKNSKFDRYVMGEESALSPAQKRGLDVFMNKAKCSQCHKGPNFSDSEKHTTGLKGITQTVRTPSLRDVSKKNEFMHNGEFTKLEDVVDHFVNGGSKGSIEDPLLKPSAITEEEKKDLIEFLKSLEGESHPLEMPKIPKA is encoded by the coding sequence ATGCTTAGGATTTTGTCCATTTTTCTTTTGATTTCGTTTCTATTCTTGCTCAGCGGCTGCAAAGAACCGGTTCAAAAAGCCGAACTGGAAGGTTTTGTGGTTAAGAACGTAATTCATCCCAACAACAATCCTTACAACAAGGATAAGGTCGAATTGGGAAAACTGCTCTATTTTGATAAGCGACTTTCACTCAAAGGAGATACGAACTGCGCGATCTGTCATTCCGTGGAACTTCAAAACACGGAGAAGAATTCCGTTCCCCGCAATAAGATTCATAATTCTTCGGCGCCTTCTTTGACGAACGTGGGTTTGTATAAGGACGTATTTAACGATCCGCAAGCGAACGATCTGGAAGATATCGTAAAGGAACGCGTTCACACGGCGGTTATGCTCAAGGATGAGAAGACGATCGTTGCAAGACTCAATCAGGTTCCCGAATACCGCGAACTTTTCGAAAAGTCGTTCGGTTCTCCGGGAATCACGATGGATCGGATCGTTAAGGCGATTTCAGCTTTTGAAAGAACCATCGTTTCCAAAAATTCCAAGTTCGATCGTTACGTCATGGGGGAGGAATCCGCTCTTTCTCCGGCTCAAAAACGCGGACTCGACGTGTTCATGAATAAGGCGAAGTGTTCCCAGTGTCACAAAGGTCCGAACTTTTCCGATTCGGAAAAACATACGACCGGGTTGAAAGGAATTACACAAACCGTGCGGACTCCGAGTCTGCGCGACGTGAGTAAAAAGAACGAATTCATGCACAACGGAGAATTTACGAAACTGGAAGATGTAGTGGACCATTTCGTAAACGGCGGATCGAAGGGTTCGATCGAGGATCCTCTTCTCAAACCTTCGGCGATCACCGAAGAAGAGAAAAAGGATCTGATCGAGTTTCTGAAATCCTTGGAAGGGGAATCTCATCCATTAGAAATGCCTAAAATTCCGAAGGCGTAG
- a CDS encoding MarR family winged helix-turn-helix transcriptional regulator, whose protein sequence is MSVQPEKIVHLLSGISERIFYSLSLSYKKEGYKDISPPQGAVLCALRNKMPESMTSISKKIFRDRSTVTQIVKRLVANGYVERFKNIEDSRISEIILTEKGKAARAAVIRSSRKMFARIYKHTTYEERRILISLLEKIDSGS, encoded by the coding sequence ATGAGCGTACAACCCGAAAAGATCGTACATCTGCTCTCCGGAATTTCGGAAAGAATCTTCTACAGTCTTTCTTTGAGTTACAAAAAAGAAGGATATAAGGATATAAGCCCGCCTCAAGGAGCCGTCCTCTGCGCGCTGCGCAATAAGATGCCGGAATCTATGACTTCCATCTCGAAGAAAATTTTCAGAGATCGATCAACTGTGACACAGATTGTAAAACGATTGGTCGCGAACGGTTATGTGGAAAGATTTAAAAACATAGAAGATTCTCGGATTTCCGAAATCATCTTAACCGAAAAAGGAAAAGCTGCAAGGGCCGCAGTAATTCGTTCCTCTCGAAAGATGTTCGCGAGAATTTACAAACATACGACTTATGAAGAAAGAAGAATCTTGATTTCACTTCTAGAAAAAATCGATTCCGGAAGCTGA
- a CDS encoding class I SAM-dependent methyltransferase, translated as MCVQKTPTLSFVNAYFFQTLQGYMHYKYRKIKKMLFEDLPDTVVELGPGVGSNLRYFNPGTTLLAVEPNEGMHSLLKKNSEKYSINTELLNLSAEKLPFPDSSVDAVVCSLVLCTVEKPDQVLKEIKRVLKAGGKLIFLEHVVAKQGSWIEWIQRIVFKPWLWFFEGCRLNRDTYQALQNANFSSLKIESLTLPTIFLPIRPHIYGTAIK; from the coding sequence ATGTGTGTCCAAAAAACGCCGACTCTTAGTTTCGTAAACGCATACTTTTTTCAAACTCTTCAGGGATATATGCACTATAAATACCGGAAGATAAAAAAAATGCTTTTTGAAGATCTGCCGGATACGGTCGTCGAGCTAGGCCCGGGGGTGGGTTCGAACCTGAGATATTTCAACCCGGGCACGACTCTTTTAGCCGTGGAACCAAACGAGGGAATGCACTCTCTTTTGAAAAAGAATTCGGAGAAGTATTCGATCAATACGGAACTGTTGAATTTATCCGCGGAAAAGCTTCCGTTTCCCGATTCTTCCGTGGATGCCGTCGTTTGCAGTTTGGTTCTTTGCACGGTCGAAAAGCCGGATCAAGTATTGAAAGAGATCAAACGTGTTCTAAAGGCGGGAGGCAAATTGATCTTCTTGGAACACGTCGTCGCGAAACAAGGATCCTGGATCGAGTGGATTCAAAGAATCGTCTTTAAACCTTGGCTGTGGTTTTTTGAAGGTTGTCGACTAAACAGAGATACGTATCAAGCCCTCCAGAACGCGAATTTTTCGAGTTTGAAAATCGAAAGTCTTACTTTGCCGACGATCTTTTTGCCGATCCGACCTCATATTTACGGAACCGCGATCAAATAA
- a CDS encoding TolC family protein yields the protein MDHKKERTRRKFRNLLIFGTILFAATQPIIGENILPEETYAEEEKKSSEGNLGDSKKVLRLTLKEAVNHVLEKNITIQNAKMEYVKADGAELKNESQFTWNLIGGITVFKTTLPNNRNNVFLGTRQSQDKISVGVEKNFKTGTYAKLEASTTRFDTSAFEDPLTTPSNLSFLAIPPQYTSALTLTLSQEILKYSFGKTQKEREAIIRQNTVIKREELVFVLSQLVVQTLVQYWSLNIYDSNVKTLEELQSNTRNIRDLTARKRNLGLSEGFEVNLWSSILSQTAGNLEKAKVSRKEAERNLIRILNADPTSKIEGVTDLQENVPADFNVEKDYLYALEHRTDLKNLRKQREIAELNLKIKEAEDMPSLKLSGAYSTRGQNIVAPQQNVTDTNRGIASFKYPEAYAAFQFSYPLWDKGIKADIRNAKMDVENLEKKEAELKLSIKEELENRYAAIQSGKDIFEGAKKRKEEANKFYRGLSERFRQGRFTAVAVKNALDNVIQSELQVTQAKIQMNIDILRYELAKNHIFEKFGVNVNDIIDRMMKMADSQQANLDTTAPTK from the coding sequence ATGGACCACAAAAAGGAAAGGACTCGCAGAAAATTCAGAAACCTTCTCATTTTCGGAACCATCCTTTTTGCAGCAACGCAGCCTATAATCGGCGAGAATATTCTACCCGAAGAAACCTATGCGGAAGAAGAAAAAAAGTCCTCCGAAGGGAACCTCGGCGATTCGAAAAAGGTACTGCGCCTTACCCTCAAAGAAGCGGTCAATCATGTTCTCGAAAAGAACATTACGATCCAAAACGCCAAGATGGAATACGTTAAGGCGGACGGTGCGGAACTCAAGAACGAATCCCAATTCACTTGGAATTTAATCGGTGGGATCACGGTCTTCAAAACGACTCTTCCGAATAACCGAAACAACGTCTTTTTAGGAACGAGACAAAGTCAGGATAAAATCAGCGTCGGTGTTGAGAAGAATTTCAAAACCGGAACTTATGCGAAATTAGAAGCGAGTACAACCCGTTTCGATACGAGCGCCTTTGAAGATCCGTTGACGACTCCTTCCAATTTAAGCTTTTTAGCGATTCCTCCTCAGTACACGAGCGCATTGACCCTCACGCTGAGTCAGGAAATTCTGAAATACAGCTTCGGAAAGACGCAAAAAGAAAGAGAAGCCATTATAAGACAAAACACTGTGATCAAACGGGAAGAATTGGTTTTTGTTCTTTCCCAGCTTGTCGTGCAAACTCTGGTTCAATACTGGAGTTTGAATATCTACGATTCCAATGTGAAAACCTTGGAAGAACTGCAATCCAACACGCGCAACATCCGCGATTTAACGGCGAGAAAGCGCAATCTCGGCCTTTCCGAAGGATTCGAAGTCAATCTCTGGAGTTCCATTCTTTCCCAAACCGCAGGAAATCTGGAAAAGGCGAAGGTTTCCAGAAAAGAAGCGGAACGGAATTTAATCCGTATTTTAAACGCGGATCCCACTTCTAAAATCGAAGGCGTTACCGATCTGCAAGAGAACGTTCCCGCCGACTTTAACGTGGAAAAGGATTATCTCTACGCGCTCGAACATAGAACCGATCTGAAAAATCTCCGCAAACAAAGAGAGATCGCCGAACTCAATCTGAAAATCAAAGAAGCGGAAGACATGCCTTCTTTGAAACTTTCCGGCGCGTATTCCACGAGAGGACAGAACATCGTTGCTCCTCAACAAAACGTAACCGATACGAATCGCGGGATCGCTTCCTTCAAATATCCCGAGGCGTATGCCGCATTCCAATTTTCATATCCGCTTTGGGACAAAGGGATCAAAGCCGATATCCGCAACGCCAAAATGGATGTGGAGAATTTGGAGAAAAAAGAAGCGGAACTCAAACTTTCCATCAAGGAAGAATTAGAAAACCGTTATGCTGCGATTCAATCCGGCAAAGATATCTTTGAAGGCGCGAAAAAAAGAAAGGAAGAGGCCAACAAATTCTACAGAGGTCTTTCCGAACGTTTCCGCCAAGGAAGATTCACGGCGGTTGCCGTGAAAAACGCATTGGACAACGTGATCCAATCCGAGTTGCAAGTTACACAAGCTAAGATTCAGATGAACATCGACATTCTCCGCTATGAACTCGCAAAGAATCATATCTTTGAGAAGTTCGGAGTGAACGTAAACGACATCATCGATCGTATGATGAAGATGGCGGATTCCCAACAAGCGAATCTGGATACGACGGCTCCTACGAAGTGA
- a CDS encoding thioredoxin domain-containing protein, which produces MKLNSNQPNRLSKEKSPYLQQHANNPVDWFPWGEEALTKARDQDKLIFLSIGYATCHWCHVMERESFENQTIADYLNAHYVSIKVDREERPDIDRIYMDALHAMDQQGGWPLNIFLTPDGKPITGGTYFPPEARYGRKSFLEVLNVIQQVWSEKRQELIKASSELSDYLKESGEGRAAEKTEGDLPPENCFDAGYSLYESYYDAQYGGFKTNHVNKFPPSMGLSFLLRYYHSSGNPRALEMVENTLLAMKQGGIYDQVGGGLCRYSTDHHWLVPHFEKMLYDNSLFLETLVETSQVSKKIPAGSFALDVISYLHRDMRMAGGGICSAEDADSEGEEGLFYIWDLAEFREVCGEDSPLLEKYWNVTEKGNFEGKNILHERYRAATADLTEEELKRIDSVLETGRKKLLERRSKRVRPLRDDKILTSWNGLYIKALVKAGAAFGNEEFLRLAEETYSFLEKNLIDRNGRVLRRYRDGESGILGYSNDYAEMIAASISLFEAGRGVRYLKNAVLWMEDTIRLFRSSSGVFFDTGNDGEVLLRRSVDGYDGVEPSANSSLAYSLVKLSALGVDADRYRGIAESIFHYFAKELSSYALSYPYLLSAYWTYKHRSKEIVLIRKNADAGKELLAAIQNTFLPNAVVAAVNEDELEEARKLSSLFEARDSGGDALVYVCENFSCKLPVGNVGELKALID; this is translated from the coding sequence ATGAAATTAAATTCCAATCAGCCCAATCGACTTTCCAAAGAAAAAAGTCCGTACCTCCAACAACATGCAAACAACCCGGTTGATTGGTTTCCTTGGGGTGAGGAAGCCTTAACTAAGGCAAGAGACCAAGACAAACTTATTTTCTTATCGATCGGTTATGCGACATGTCATTGGTGTCACGTGATGGAACGTGAATCCTTTGAAAATCAAACGATCGCAGATTATCTCAACGCGCATTACGTTTCGATCAAGGTGGATCGGGAAGAACGACCCGACATCGATCGGATCTACATGGACGCGTTGCACGCGATGGACCAGCAGGGCGGTTGGCCGCTCAATATCTTTTTGACCCCGGATGGGAAGCCGATAACCGGAGGAACGTATTTTCCGCCCGAGGCGCGTTACGGGAGAAAGAGCTTTTTAGAAGTTTTGAATGTCATTCAACAGGTTTGGAGTGAAAAGCGTCAGGAATTGATCAAGGCTTCGTCCGAACTCTCGGATTATTTGAAGGAATCCGGAGAAGGACGGGCGGCCGAAAAAACGGAAGGCGATCTTCCTCCGGAAAATTGTTTTGATGCTGGTTATTCTCTCTACGAAAGTTATTACGACGCTCAATACGGCGGGTTCAAAACCAATCATGTCAATAAATTTCCACCGAGTATGGGACTTTCGTTTCTGCTTCGGTATTATCATTCTTCCGGAAATCCAAGAGCTCTTGAAATGGTCGAAAACACGCTTTTAGCGATGAAACAGGGCGGAATCTACGATCAGGTAGGCGGCGGATTGTGCCGTTATTCCACGGATCATCACTGGCTGGTTCCGCATTTTGAAAAGATGCTCTACGATAATTCTTTGTTTTTGGAAACGCTCGTGGAAACTTCTCAGGTTTCTAAAAAAATTCCCGCGGGTTCGTTCGCGCTCGATGTGATTTCGTATCTGCATCGCGACATGAGAATGGCGGGAGGAGGAATCTGCAGTGCGGAGGACGCGGATTCGGAAGGGGAAGAAGGACTTTTTTATATCTGGGATCTCGCGGAGTTTCGAGAAGTCTGCGGAGAGGATTCTCCCTTGCTGGAAAAATATTGGAACGTAACGGAAAAGGGAAACTTCGAAGGGAAGAATATTCTGCACGAACGCTATCGCGCCGCGACCGCGGATCTCACCGAAGAAGAATTGAAACGGATCGATTCCGTTTTGGAAACCGGCCGAAAAAAACTTTTGGAACGAAGAAGCAAACGAGTCCGTCCGTTGCGTGACGATAAGATCCTGACTTCTTGGAACGGACTTTATATCAAAGCGCTGGTCAAGGCCGGGGCCGCGTTCGGAAACGAAGAGTTCTTGCGTCTTGCGGAGGAAACGTATTCGTTTCTGGAAAAGAATCTGATCGATCGAAACGGGCGCGTTCTGCGTCGTTATCGGGACGGAGAATCCGGTATATTAGGATATTCGAATGATTATGCGGAGATGATCGCGGCTTCGATCTCGTTGTTCGAAGCGGGACGCGGGGTTCGTTATCTGAAAAACGCGGTTCTTTGGATGGAAGACACGATCCGATTGTTCCGTTCTTCTTCCGGAGTTTTCTTTGATACCGGAAACGACGGAGAGGTTTTGCTCCGTAGAAGCGTGGACGGTTACGACGGTGTCGAACCGTCGGCGAACAGTTCTCTCGCGTATTCTTTGGTGAAGTTGTCCGCACTCGGAGTCGACGCGGATCGTTATCGCGGGATCGCGGAATCGATCTTTCATTACTTTGCGAAAGAATTATCTTCGTACGCTCTGAGTTATCCGTATCTTTTGTCCGCATATTGGACTTACAAACACCGTTCCAAAGAGATCGTTTTGATTCGCAAGAATGCGGACGCGGGAAAGGAACTTCTTGCCGCGATTCAAAATACGTTTTTACCGAACGCGGTCGTCGCGGCGGTGAACGAAGACGAATTGGAAGAAGCCAGAAAACTTTCCTCGTTGTTTGAAGCGCGAGACTCCGGCGGAGACGCGCTCGTTTATGTGTGCGAGAATTTTTCCTGCAAACTTCCGGTCGGGAATGTCGGCGAGTTGAAGGCGTTGATCGATTGA